In Raphanus sativus cultivar WK10039 chromosome 5, ASM80110v3, whole genome shotgun sequence, the following proteins share a genomic window:
- the LOC108857650 gene encoding callose synthase 2: MSQTAGNLNEAMLDSEVVPSSLVEIAPILSVANEVEASNPRVAYLCRFYAFEKSCKVDPSSNGRGVRQFKTAIIQRLEHENERTLAGRNKSDAIEMKRFYQHYYKKYIQALLNTADKDDRAQLTKAYQTSVVLFEVVKAVNQTEDVELADEVEEKSQIDMLYNIPPLDPDTPNQDIMKFPEVNQLNIPLGMVTLDSEVVPSSLVEEIAPILRVANEVEASNPRVAYLCRFYAFEKAHRLDPTSSGRGVRQFKNALLQRLDQDNETSLAGRQKGSDAWEMHSFYQHYNETYIQPLLDGADKADRAQLKRAYQTYAVLFEVLKAADVEMDDEANLMILKAHTKVKERIQILCALDDDADIIQGYPSQQPNGVKESKLKRESVDQISILINTIKEGNKQLLEQLKKTHEQRQQFLDIQSKTYALKEIGEENKILLLDLSSIQNPHILSFMEGEQTRILQKRNPYDFFSSS, encoded by the exons ATGTCTCAAACTGCTGGCAATCTCAATGAGGCTATGCTGGACAGTGAAGTGGTGCCATCGTCACTTGTTGAGATTGCTCCGATCCTCAGTGTAGCTAATGAAGTAGAAGCTAGTAACCCACGTGTTGCTTACTTAT gtcGTTTTTATGCGTTTGAGAAGTCATGCAAGGTTGATCCCTCATCAAATGGTCGTGGTGTTCGCCAGTTCAAAACTGCGATTATTCAGCGCTTGGAACAT GAGAATGAAAGAACTCTTGCAGGAAGGAATAAGAGTGACGCCATCGAAATGAAACGTTTCTATCAACACTACTACAAGAAATACATCCAGGCTTTGCTCAATACTGCTGACAAAGATGACCG tGCTCAACTTACGAAGGCATATCAAACTTCTGTTGTTCTCTTTGAAGTTGTGAAGGCTGTTAATCAGACAGAAGATGTGGAACTGGCTGACGAG GTTGAAGAAAAAAGCCAAATCGACATGCTTTACAACATTCCTCCCCTTGATCCTGATACTCCAAATCAGGATATAATGAAATTTCCTGAGGTTAACCAATTAAACATCCCACTCGGAATGGTTACTCTGGACAGTGAAGTGGTGCCATCGTCACTTGTGGAGGAGATTGCTCCGATCCTCCGTGTAGCCAATGAAGTAGAAGCTAGTAACCCTCGTGTTGCTTACTTAT gtCGTTTTTATGCGTTTGAGAAAGCACACAGACTTGATCCAACGTCAAGTGGTCGTGGTGTTCGCCAGTTTAAGAATGCGCTTCTTCAACGCTTAGATCAG GACAATGAAACAAGTCTTGCAGGAAGGCAAAAGGGTAGTGATGCATGGGAAATGCACAGTTTTTATCAACATTACAACGAGACATATATTCAGCCTTTGCTAGACGGTGCTGACAAAGCTGACCG TGCTCAACTTAAAAGGGCATATCAAACGTATGCTGTTCTCTTTGAAGTTTTAAAGGCTGCTGATGTAGAAATGGATGATGAGGCGAATCTGATG ATTTTGAAAGCCCACACAAAGGTCAAAGAAAGAATTCAGATTCTATGTGCCTTGGATGACGATGCTGACATTATTCAGGGATACCCATCTCAACAACCAAATGGAGTTAAAGAATCCaaattaaaaagagaaagtGTTGATCAAATATCTATTCTTAtcaacactataaaagaaggaAATAAACAACTTCTAGAGCAACTGAAGAAGACACACGAACAAAGACAACAGTTTCTGGATATTCAAAGTAAGACCTACGCACTCAAAGAAATtggagaagaaaacaaaatattattgcTGGACTTGAGTTCTATACAAAATCCGCATATTCTTTCATTTATGGAGGGTGAACAAACAAGGATTTTGCAAAAGCGTAATCCGtacgattttttttcttcttcttga
- the LOC108859653 gene encoding sugar transport protein 9-like, whose translation MAGGAFVSDGGGGGSYEGGVTGFVIITCIVAAMGGLLFGYDLGISGGVTSMEEFLSKFFPEVDRQMHNAKGETAYCKFDNQLLQLFTSSLYLAALVSSFAASVVTRKYGRKVSMFIGGLAFLIGALFNAFAGNVAMLIIGRLLLGVGVGFANQSTPVYLSEMAPAKIRGALNIGFQMAITIGILIANLINYGTSQMAKNGWRVSLGLAAVPAVVMVIGSFVLPDTPNSMLERGKYEQARAMLQKIRGADNVDEEFQDLCDACEAAKKVEHPWKNLFLQAKYRPALAFCSAIPFFQQFTGINVIMFYAPVLFKTLGFADDASLISAVITGVVNVVSTLVSIYAVDRYGRRILFLEGGIQMIICQIIVGTLIGLKFGTTGSGTLTPATANWVLAFICIYVAGFAWSWGPLGWLVPSEICPLEIRPAGQAVNVSVNMFFTFLIGQFFLTMLCHMKFGLFYFFGGMVLIMTVFIYFLLPETKGVPIEEMGRVWKQHPFWKRYIPDDAVIGGSEQTSVKEV comes from the exons ATGGCTGGAGGAGCCTTTGTATcagatggtggtggtggaggaagCTATGAAGGCGGAGTCACCGGCTTTGTCATCATCACATGTATTGTGGCCGCTATGGGAGGTCTCCTCTTCGGTTACGACCTCGGAATCTCAG GAGGAGTGACATCAATGGAGGAGTTTTTGAGCAAGTTTTTCCCTGAAGTGGATAGGCAAATGCACAACGCTAAGGGCGAGACTGCTTACTGCAAATTCGATAACCAACTGCTCCAGTTGTTTACTTCCTCACTTTATCTCGCGGCCCTTGTGTCTTCCTTTGCAGCTTCGGTTGTGACAAGGAAGTACGGTCGCAAAGTCTCCATGTTTATTGGAGGTCTTGCTTTCCTCATTGGTGCCCTATTCAACGCATTTGCAGGGAACGTTGCGATGCTCATCATCGGTAGATTGTTGCTTGGAGTCGGTGTTGGGTTCGCTAATCAG tCTACTCCGGTTTACCTCTCAGAGATGGCTCCTGCCAAGATCAGAGGAGCACTCAACATCGGATTCCAAATGGCTATAACTATCGGGATTCTGATTGCAAACCTGATTAACTATGGAACATCTCAAATGGCAAAGAACGGATGGAGAGTGTCATTAGGTCTAGCTGCTGTTCCAGCAGTTGTAATGGTCATAGGATCTTTTGTCTTGCCAGACACGCCAAACTCAATGCTCGAGAGAGGCAAGTATGAACAAGCGAGAGCGATGTTACAAAAGATTCGTGGAGCTGATAACGTCGACGAGGAGTTTCAAGATCTTTGCGATGCTTGTGAGGCTGCTAAAAAAGTGGAACACCCTTGGAAGAACCTTTTCCTACAAGCTAAATACAGACCTGCTCTTGCTTTCTGTTCTGCGATACCTTTCTTCCAGCAGTTCACCGGTATCAATGTGATCATGTTCTACGCTCCTGTTCTCTTTAAAACTCTCGGTTTCGCTGATGATGCCTCGCTCATCTCTGCGGTTATCACCGGTGTGGTAAACGTTGTCTCTACCCTTGTCTCCATCTATGCGGTTGACAGGTATGGAAGAAGGATTCTCTTCCTTGAAGGTGGCATTCAAATGATCATTTGCcag ATCATTGTTGGTACCTTGATTGGCTTGAAGTTTGGTACCACAGGATCAGGGACCTTGACACCTGCAACAGCAAATTGGGTCCTAGCTTTCATATGCATATACGTTGCAGGGTTTGCATGGTCATGGGGTCCATTAGGATGGTTAGTACCAAGTGAGATCTGTCCGTTGGAAATCAGACCAGCGGGACAAGCCGTCAATGTTTCTGTCAACATGTTCTTCACTTTCCTCATTGGACAATTCTTTTTAACGATGCTTTGTCACATGAAGTTTGGTCTCTTCTACTTCTTTGGAGGAATGGTCCTGATCATGACCGTCTTCATCTACTTCTTGCTGCCGGAGACAAAAGGGGTTCCTATTGAAGAAATGGGAAGAGTGTGGAAGCAGCATCCCTTCTGGAAACGTTACATCCCAGATGATGCTGTTATTGGAGGAAGTGAACAGACTTCTGTCAAGGAGGTTTAA
- the LOC108856527 gene encoding LOW QUALITY PROTEIN: alanine--tRNA ligase-like (The sequence of the model RefSeq protein was modified relative to this genomic sequence to represent the inferred CDS: substituted 2 bases at 2 genomic stop codons) produces MPAASEPLEIHQWPARRVRDTYLDFFKGKGHKLWPSSPVVPHNDPTLFFANAGMNQYKPIFLGTADPNTELSKLTRACNSQKCIRAGGKHNDLDDVGKDTYHHTFFEMLGNWSFGDYFKKEAIEWAWELLTKVYGLPVDRNYATYFGGDEKAGLQPDNEARDIXLQFLPPGRVLPFGCKDNFWEMGDTGPCGPCTEIHYDRVGNRDAAYLVNNDDPTCLEIWNLVFIQFNREIGGSLKPLPAKHVDTGMGFERLTSVLQNKMSNYDTDVFMPIFDDIQKATGARPYSGKIGLEDVDRVDMAYRVVADHIRTLSFAIADGSRPGNDGREYVLRSILRRAVRYGKEILKAEEGFFSGLVSSVIRVMGDVFRELKEHEKKITEIIKEEEAIFCKTLAKGTEKFRKVCQSVQGNTLSGEDAFILQATYGFPIDLTQLMAEEQGLLVDVDGFNKAMKEAKDISKNAQNKQAGGTIVMDADATSTLHKMGVSATNDSFKYICFQGHESEVKGIYTGSAFLESSASGDNVGLVLASTSFYAQQGGQIFDTGIIEGSFGTFNVXNVQIFGGFVLHIGSLSTETGEVSVGDKVTCKVDYERRKLIAPNHTCTHMLNFALKEVLGDHIDQKGSIVLPEKLRFDFSHGRPVDPEDLRKIESIVNTQIKDELEVYSKESVLSEAKRIKGLRAVFGEVYPDPVRVVAIGRRVEDLLADPENDEWSSLSSEFCGGTHITNTREAKAFALLSEEGIATGVRRIIAVTADCAFDALNTASLLEKEVDDASKSVGSALEKKVNALKRRVDEVDIPAAKRADIKAKIAQLQNEVRKAQKKIAEENLKKSVQVATEAAESAASDGKTFCIVQIDVGLDAAAVREAVSKVMQKKGMSVMVFSTDENSNKAVVCAGVPDKSDQFKQLDVIEWLTTALGPIKGKCGKGKSGLASGQGTDASQVSAALDLAASFASMKLN; encoded by the exons ATGCCAGCAGCTTCCGAACCATTGGAGATTCATCAGTGGCCAGCGAGGAGAGTGAGGGATACATATTTAGATTTCTTCAAGGGGAAAGGTCACAAGTTGTGGCCATCAAGCCCCGTTGTTCCTCACAATGATCCTACTCTTTTCTTCGCTAACGCTG GAATGAATCAGTACAAGCCAATCTTCTTGGGAACGGCTGACCCAAACACGGAGCTCAGCAAGCTAACCCGGGCGTGTAACTCTCAGAAGTGTATTCGTGCTGGTGGAAAGCATAATGATCTTGACGATGTGGGCAAAGATACTTACCATCACACCTTCTTTGAAATGCTCGGTAACTGGTCGTTCGGAGATTATTTCAAGAAGGAAGCTATTGAATGGGCTTGGGAGCTCTTGACTAAG GTCTATGGGCTACCGGTTGATCGAAATTATGCTACCTATTTTGGCGGTGATGAGAAAGCTGGTCTTCAACCGGATAATGAGGCTAGAGATATTTAGCTTCAGTTTCTTCCACCTGGGCGTGTGCTGCCTTTTGGTTGCAAA GACAACTTTTGGGAAATGGGAGACACAGGCCCTTGTGGACCTTGTACTGAAATACATTATGATCGTGTTGGTAACCGTGATGCGGCATACTTAGTTAACAATGACGATCCTAcatgtttggaaatatggaactTGGTGTTTATTCAG TTCAACAGAGAGATTGGTGGCTCACTTAAACCTCTGCCTGCGAAGCATGTTGACACCGGAATGGGTTTCGAGAGGTTGACTTCTGTTCTTCAGAACAAAATGAGCAACTATGATACTGATGTGTTCATGCCTATCTTTGATGACATCCAAAAG GCCACGGGAGCTAGGCCATATTCTGGAAAAATTGGTCTGGAAGATGTTGACCGAGTTGACATGGCTTATAgagttgttgctgatcacattAGGACTCTGTCCTTTGCTATTGCTGATGGCTCTCGTCCTG GTAATGACGGCCGTGAGTATGTTCTGCGAAGTATTCTTCGTCGAGCAGTTCGCTATGGAAAGGAGATCCTAAAAGCTGAGGAAGGATTTTTCAGCGG ACTCGTAAGTTCTGTTATTCGGGTGATGGGGGATGTCTTTAGGGAGTTAAAGGAACATGAAAAAAAGATCACAGAGATAATCAAAGAAGAGGAAGCAATCTTCTGCAAGACATTGGCGAAG GGAACTGAGAAGTTTCGGAAAGTTTGTCAGTCAGTTCAGGGGAATACACTGAGTGGAGAG GATGCTTTTATCTTACAGGCGACATATGGATTCCCTATAGATTTAACTCAG TTAATGGCGGAAGAACAAGGGTTGCTGGTTGATGTTGATGGTTTCAACAAAGCCATGAAAGAGGCGAAGGATATATCAAAGAATGCCCAGAATAAG CAAGCTGGTGGCACCATTGTCATGGATGCTGATGCTACATCAACGTTGCACAAGATGGGTGTTTCAGCAACAAACGATTCTTTCAAATACATTTGCTTCCAG GGTCACGAGAGTGAAGTAAAGGGTATCTACACTGGCTCTGCTTTCCTGGAAAGTTCTGCCAGTGGCGATAATGTGGGACTAGTATTAGCGTCTACAAGTTTCTATGCTCAGCAGGGTGGTCAG ATTTTTGACACAGGGATTATAGAAGGGTCATTTGGTACATTCAACGTATAAAATGTCCAAATATTTGGGGGCTTTGTTCTTCACATTGGTAGTCTTTCTACAGAAACTGGAGAGGTATCAGTGGGGGATAAAGTAACTTGCAAG GTTGATTATGAGAGACGTAAACTCATCGCTCCTAATCATACTTGTACACATATGCTGAATTTTGCCCTGAAG GAAGTGCTCGGAGATCATATTGATCAGAAGGGCTCAATAGTTCTTCCTGAAAAACTACGATTTGATTTCTCCCATG GTAGACCGGTTGATCCTGAAGATTTGAGAAAGATTGAATCCATAGTGAATACACAAATTAAGGATGAATTGGAAGTATATTCAAAGGAATCTGTTCTCTCTGAAGCCAAGCGCATCAAAGGTCTAAGAGCAGTGTTTGGAGAA GTCTACCCTGATCCTGTCAGAGTGGTGGCAATTGGGAGACGGGTAGAGGACCTCTTGGCTGACCCTGAAAACGATGAATGGTCATCACTTTCATCCGAGTTTTGTGGAG GAACCCACATAACCAACACACGCGAAGCCAAAGCGTTTGCTCTTCTATCAGAGGAGGGAATTGCGACAGGTGTTCGTAGGATAATTGCTGTGACTGCTGATTGTGCATTTGATGCTCTGAATACGGCGTCTTTGCTTGAAAAAGAAGTAGATGATGCGTCCAAGTCGGTGGGAAGTGCACTTGAAAAG AAAGTTAATGCGTTGAAAAGACGGGTAGATGAAGTAGATATCCCAGCAGCCAAAAGGGCGGATATCAAAGCCAAGATTGCTCAACTTCAG AATGAAGTGAGAAAAGCTCAAAAGAAAATAGCGGAGGAAAACCTGAAAAAATCTGTCCAAGTAGCAACGGAGGCAGCTGAGTCTGCGGCATCAGATGGCAAAACCTTCTGCATTGTCCAGATTGATGTGGGACTTGATGCAGCAGCCGTTCGAGAAGCCGTTTCAAAAGTCATGCAAAAGAAG GGAATGTCGGTAATGGTGTTCAGCACAGATGAAAATTCGAACAAGGCGGTTGTGTGTGCTGGAGTTCCTGACAAGTCTGATCAGTTCAAGCAATTAGACGTTATTGAATGGCTGACAACTGCGTTGGGTCCCATAAAAGGGAAATGCGGGAAAGGGAAAAGTGGTCTCGCTTCGGGACAG GGAACGGATGCTTCTCAGGTGAGTGCGGCTTTGGACCTGGCGGCATCATTTGCGTCGATGAAGCTCAACTGA